In Vanrija pseudolonga chromosome 4, complete sequence, a single window of DNA contains:
- the can_2 gene encoding Carbonic anhydrase 2 — protein MKFSLLALATLAITALANNSGGGGSGGGAPSSGGYCPDCKIQGVNNVTTKFLKGNCKWAHKTDKKDPNFLINLSKGQNPPLLWIGCSDSRVPETVITNSRPGDIFVHRNIANMVPLTDDNSLAVLDYAVLHVGVSDVVVVGHTKCGGATAAYNAVHPPATPAEPVTDDPSVESHLTSWLAPLIALTKALPGNATIEDVVEHNVAAQVDNVVQSPIVQNAWKQGKDVRVHGWVYDLETGLLHDLGLTRTKADCTD, from the exons ATGAAGTTCAGTCTCCTCGCCCTGGCCA ccctcgccatcactgccctcgccaacaactctggcggaggcggcagcggcggcggcgcgcccaGCTCGGGCGGCTACTGCCCCGACTGCAAGATCCAAGGCGTCAACAATGTAACCACAAAGTTCCTCAAGGGCAACTGCAAGTGGGCGCACAAGACGGACAAGAAGGACCCCAACTTCCTCATCAACCTCTCCAAGGGCCAGaacccgccgctgctctgGATCGGGTGCTCCGACTCGCGCGTCCCAGAGACGGTGATTACCAACTCGCGCCCGGGCGACATCTTCGTGCAC cgaAACATTGCCAACATGGTCCCgctcaccgacgacaactcgctcgcggtgctcgacTACGCCGTGCTCCATGTCGGCGTGTCGGACG TCGTTGTGGTTGGCCACACCAAGTGTGgtggcgcgacggccgcctaCAACGCCGTGCacccgcccgcgacgcccgccgagcccgtcacGGACGACCCGAGCGTCGAGAGCCACCTGACGAgctggctcgcgccgctcatCGCGCTGACCAAGGCGCTGCCGGGGAACGCGACGATCGAGGATGTTGTCGAACACAACGTCGCCGCGCAAGTCGACAACGTCGTACAGTCGCCC ATCGTCCAGAACGCGTGGAAGCAGGGCAAGGACGTCCGCGTCCACGGATGGGTGTACGACCTCGAGACGGGCCTcctgcacgacctcggcctcacgcGCACAAAGGCTGACTGCACCGACTAG
- the YPRB2_1 gene encoding putative protein in proB 3'region produces the protein MTRATNPISTVAVLLPLPDAALAKLRGAFKTVHYHPDFTLPAAVRPEVEYIFTSWAGLPSDVALADIPNVRHVQLGMAGADKLLSSPAIAEIAKRGAASPTVSTASGTHVVSIPQWVVGNVINLFHQMQSMISFARTNARWASEPEVDIASQPYFARSLYGRTAGMLGYGALGRESARLLKAHGMRVIAANTSGKSTSETEYVIPGTGDPDGSIPSAYFSTKDASAFDEFLSQTDVLVCSMPSTPATRGMLTAERLAKLRPGALLINIGRGDLVSSADILAALDNGTLFGAALDVTDPEPLPAGHALWTHPRAIVTPHLSGNAEGEFDIATDIALENARRVERGERPFNVVDLAKGY, from the exons ATGACCCGCGCCACTAACCCCATCTCGACGGTCGCCGTGCTCCTGCCCCTGCcggacgcggcgctcgccaagctgcgcggcgccTTCAAGACAGTGCACTACCACCCCGACTTTACTCTGCCGGCCGCGGTGCGCCCCGAGGTCGAGTACATCTTCACCAGCTGGGCTGGCCTGCCGTCCGACGtggccctcgccgacatccCCAACGTGCGGCACGTGCAGCTCGGCATGGCGGGCGCCGACAAGCTGCTCTCGTCCCCTGCCATCGCGGAGAtcgccaagcgcggcgcTGCGAGCCCGACAGTcagcacggcgagcgggACGCACGTCGTCAGCATCCCGCAGTGGGTCGTGGGCAACGTCATCAACCTGTTCCACCAGATGCAGAGCATGATCTCGTTTGCAAGG aCAAACGCCCGCTGGGCATCCGAGCCAGAGGTCGACatcgccagccagccgtACTTTGCCCGCTCGCTATACGGCCGCACGGCCGGCATGCTGGGGTacggcgcgctcgggcgCGAGTCGGCCCGCCTGCTCAAGGCGCACGGCATGCGCGTGATTGCCGCCAACACGAGCGGGAAGAGCACGAGCGAGACGGAG TATGTCATCCCCGGCACGGGCGACCCGGACGGCAGCATCCCCTCGGCGTACTTCTCGACCAAGGACGCTTCCGCGTTCGACGAGTTCCTGTCCCAGACCGACGTGCTGGTGTGCAGCATGCCCAGCACGCCCGCGACGCGGGGGATGCTGACGGCAGAGAGGCTGG CAAAGCTCCGCCCCGGAGCCCTGCTCATCAACATCGGCCGCGGTGACCtcgtgtcgagcgccgacaTCCTCGCAGCACTGGACAACGGCACActcttcggcgccgcgctcgacgtgacCGACCCGGAGCCGCTGCCGGCCGGGCATGCGCTGTGGACGCACCCGCGCGCCATCGTCACCCCGCACCTGAGCGGCaatgccgagggcgagtttGACATCGCGACGGACATTGCGCTCGAGAatgcgcggcgcgtcgagcgcggcgagcggccgttcaacgtcgtcgacctggccAAGGGATACTAG